In the Candidatus Cloacimonas acidaminovorans str. Evry genome, one interval contains:
- a CDS encoding ABC transporter permease, which yields MSIVGIIRIAFKSLARNKTRTFLTMLGIIIGVAAVITMLAIGQGAKKIVEDQISSMGTNVLMVTVNFTRSSTNVRQAAGSGSLLELDDVFAIRSQVEDALYVSPVYNSFAQLKFESQNWRTGVMGVDTDYFYIRNMNPEQGELFYDSDVENGTKVCVIGKTVAENLFGDIDPVGQIIRIRNIPFTVKGVMESKGQNVMGADQDDSVWAPYTTVYTRLLGRRWRNMMIIVSAVSKDKIAKVQQDILDLLQSRHRGTTSEEFLVRSQTDIAETASKVSDTMTFLLASIAGISLLVGGIGIMNIMLVSVTERIKEIGIRMAVGAGKRDVLLQFIIEAVTISILGGFIGILLGFGASKIVGNAMKWSVVVTPFSVLLSVGFSMAIGIFFGWYPASKAANLNLIDALRYE from the coding sequence ATGAGTATAGTAGGAATTATTCGCATCGCTTTCAAATCGCTTGCCCGCAATAAAACCAGAACCTTTTTAACGATGCTGGGAATAATTATCGGCGTAGCAGCGGTTATAACAATGCTGGCTATCGGACAAGGTGCCAAAAAGATTGTAGAAGATCAAATCTCTTCTATGGGAACCAATGTGCTGATGGTTACTGTAAATTTTACGCGTAGTTCCACAAATGTGCGTCAGGCAGCCGGAAGTGGAAGTTTACTTGAACTTGATGATGTTTTTGCTATTCGTTCTCAGGTTGAAGATGCTTTGTATGTCTCACCCGTTTATAACAGCTTTGCTCAGCTAAAATTTGAATCGCAAAACTGGAGAACCGGCGTTATGGGTGTAGATACCGATTATTTTTATATCCGTAATATGAATCCTGAACAAGGAGAATTGTTTTATGACAGCGATGTGGAAAACGGAACTAAGGTTTGTGTAATAGGCAAAACAGTTGCCGAAAACCTTTTTGGAGATATAGATCCTGTGGGACAAATAATCCGCATTCGGAATATTCCTTTCACCGTTAAAGGCGTTATGGAATCCAAGGGACAAAATGTGATGGGTGCAGATCAGGATGATAGTGTTTGGGCACCTTACACAACTGTCTATACCCGTTTGCTGGGTAGAAGATGGAGAAATATGATGATCATTGTTTCTGCGGTCTCCAAAGATAAAATTGCTAAAGTGCAACAGGATATTCTTGATCTATTACAAAGCCGCCATAGAGGAACTACCAGCGAAGAATTTTTAGTCCGCTCTCAAACAGATATTGCCGAAACAGCCAGTAAGGTCTCCGATACAATGACTTTTCTTTTGGCAAGCATTGCGGGTATTTCTCTTTTGGTTGGGGGAATAGGTATTATGAATATTATGCTGGTTTCGGTTACGGAACGCATCAAGGAAATTGGGATCAGAATGGCTGTAGGCGCAGGAAAAAGAGATGTCCTGTTACAATTTATTATAGAAGCGGTTACAATCAGCATTTTAGGTGGTTTTATAGGTATCCTTCTGGGTTTTGGAGCTTCCAAAATTGTGGGTAATGCAATGAAATGGAGTGTGGTAGTTACACCTTTTTCCGTTCTGCTTTCAGTTGGATTCTCAATGGCTATAGGTATCTTTTTTGGCTGGTATCCTGCTTCCAAAGCGGCAAATCTGAATTTAATTGATGCCTTGCGTTATGAATAA
- a CDS encoding ABC transporter ATP-binding protein has translation MPNLLIRTENLTKIYQMGEVQVHALRGVSLQIKEGEFVAIMGASGSGKTTLMNLLGCLDLPTSGEYYINDIGIHEITPAELTKIRNQMIGYVFQNFYLLPRTTALENVELPLLYRNKMTHHQRLQKAMEALSTVNIKDRAKHYPNQLSGGQQQRVAIARAIVNDPVFLLADEPTGNLDTRTSLEVMTIFQELHKNGKTILLVTHEHDIAKYAHRLITFRDGRIIADVPNNNPQDAAYDLANLPKLPGDEE, from the coding sequence ATGCCAAATCTGCTAATTAGAACAGAGAATTTAACTAAAATTTATCAGATGGGAGAAGTTCAGGTGCACGCCCTCAGAGGCGTTTCCCTCCAAATTAAAGAAGGTGAATTTGTCGCTATTATGGGTGCCAGTGGCAGTGGAAAAACAACCTTAATGAATCTTCTCGGTTGTCTTGACCTGCCAACAAGTGGTGAATATTACATCAATGATATCGGCATTCACGAAATAACCCCCGCGGAACTTACCAAAATTCGTAATCAGATGATTGGTTATGTATTTCAAAACTTTTATTTGCTCCCGCGCACAACCGCTTTGGAAAATGTGGAACTCCCTCTGCTATATAGAAATAAAATGACTCATCACCAGCGATTGCAAAAAGCAATGGAAGCCCTTTCCACCGTAAATATAAAGGATAGAGCAAAACATTATCCCAATCAGCTTTCCGGTGGACAACAACAAAGAGTTGCCATTGCCCGCGCTATTGTAAATGATCCCGTTTTTCTACTTGCCGATGAACCGACCGGAAATCTGGATACCAGAACCAGTTTGGAAGTGATGACTATCTTTCAGGAATTGCATAAAAACGGAAAAACCATTTTGTTGGTTACCCATGAACACGATATTGCAAAGTATGCTCACCGTCTGATAACTTTTCGTGACGGGCGCATAATTGCCGATGTGCCCAATAACAATCCTCAAGATGCTGCTTATGATTTGGCAAATCTACCTAAACTTCCCGGAGATGAAGAATGA
- a CDS encoding M16 family metallopeptidase yields the protein MKRTYLGLILLCCILTLSAILPPEYASFPLEQDPDVISGTLDNGLKYYIKQNAKPEKRLELRLFINAGSVVEDDDQLGLAHFVEHMAFNGTKNFPRTEMVDYLTSIGMGYHNGLNGGTSYDYTVYEFKLPTDDEAKMRKGISILSDIAWQVSFEPAEIERERGVVMEEWRLGQNAQRRIQDQIDKVRFAGSRYAERNPIGTIENLKNFKHESLIRYYQDWYRPDLETVFIVGDYDPQKLEGLVKEYFGVIPKRENPRPRINYPVPDNIEPRAVTVLDKEQPYTMIRSTWKVKTTPVTDLGSLYNEMKQDLFFTMINARLEELSQQPDPSFSYAFMFNATWLKGFNATDCFMLANEGRSEDAFRTLITELTRVRQHGFQPGEWERAKQIMIRQAEKWVADKPTMDSEDVIWELLDAVMSEDTILSAETYEQMLKGLIYEIGLSEVNDIVDDVITSENLTLSLAGTDKPGAKYPSREDLLNIYQQSIAQELEPWEDITVNEPLLETIPIPGKITKEKVFPKSGIKQWVLSNGITVYSKKTDFKADEVILIAQSPGGKAKLKPENYKSADLLSQYFSVSGFGNFDAPSLQKALAGKIVYVYPTIYSYSEGWRGSCSPQDLELMFQMLYQYNYAPRYNEEAFSAAVASTRARVQNYLLEPSNAFFDTLNVLMFNNHPLKRNLHPEDLDSVTLKQLKDIFQDRFGDYTDFTFYVVGNFAEDQLKDYCQTYLANLPAKGRKEKMTDAGVRAFNGKKEISFNKGTERSFVSNVTNNKASFSPQNNVQQSALQMIAYEKLRENVRENMSGAYVVEIQSFYDFLPKPGVFTLTLMGCDPERAKELNAAIFATLDSLKNGLFADKYIESTKTTLHKKYEENIKSNRYWVNNMSENISYGLPIDCFLDYPVLYDKLDKKAITKTAKQYYVFDKSLLSVYMFPE from the coding sequence ATGAAGAGGACCTACCTCGGCTTAATCCTACTATGCTGTATTCTGACTTTAAGTGCAATCCTTCCTCCTGAATACGCAAGTTTTCCTTTGGAACAAGACCCGGATGTAATATCCGGCACTTTGGATAATGGCTTGAAATATTACATCAAGCAAAATGCAAAACCGGAAAAACGACTTGAACTACGGCTTTTCATCAATGCCGGAAGTGTTGTGGAAGATGATGATCAACTTGGGCTGGCACATTTTGTAGAACATATGGCTTTCAACGGCACTAAAAATTTCCCCAGAACGGAAATGGTGGATTATCTTACTTCTATTGGAATGGGTTATCACAATGGCTTAAACGGTGGAACAAGTTATGACTATACTGTTTATGAATTTAAGCTTCCTACTGATGATGAAGCCAAAATGCGGAAAGGAATTTCCATTCTTTCGGATATTGCCTGGCAAGTAAGTTTTGAGCCCGCTGAAATTGAACGTGAAAGAGGTGTTGTAATGGAAGAATGGCGTCTGGGACAAAATGCACAAAGAAGAATTCAAGACCAAATAGATAAAGTTCGTTTTGCCGGTTCTCGTTATGCCGAAAGGAATCCTATCGGAACAATTGAAAACCTTAAGAACTTTAAGCACGAGAGTTTAATTCGTTATTATCAGGATTGGTATCGTCCCGATTTAGAGACCGTCTTTATTGTGGGTGATTATGATCCCCAAAAATTGGAAGGTTTAGTTAAGGAATACTTTGGCGTTATTCCTAAAAGAGAAAATCCGCGTCCCCGCATTAATTATCCTGTTCCCGATAATATTGAACCGAGAGCTGTAACGGTTTTGGATAAAGAACAGCCCTATACAATGATAAGAAGCACCTGGAAAGTTAAGACCACTCCTGTAACTGATTTGGGTTCTTTGTATAATGAGATGAAACAGGATTTGTTTTTCACGATGATTAATGCCCGTTTGGAAGAGCTTAGTCAACAACCCGATCCGTCTTTTTCTTATGCCTTTATGTTTAATGCTACTTGGCTGAAGGGTTTTAATGCTACGGATTGTTTTATGCTTGCCAATGAAGGTCGCAGTGAAGATGCCTTCAGAACTTTGATAACGGAATTGACTCGAGTGCGTCAACACGGTTTTCAACCTGGTGAATGGGAACGAGCCAAACAAATAATGATTAGACAGGCGGAAAAATGGGTTGCCGATAAACCGACAATGGATTCCGAAGATGTAATTTGGGAGCTTTTGGATGCTGTAATGTCTGAAGATACAATTCTCAGCGCTGAAACCTATGAACAAATGCTGAAAGGGCTGATCTATGAAATTGGCTTAAGCGAAGTGAACGACATTGTTGATGATGTTATTACCTCTGAAAATCTTACTTTAAGTTTAGCCGGAACGGATAAACCAGGAGCAAAATATCCCTCGCGCGAGGATTTGCTGAATATTTATCAGCAGTCAATTGCTCAGGAACTGGAACCTTGGGAAGATATAACCGTGAATGAACCGCTTTTGGAAACAATTCCCATTCCGGGAAAAATAACTAAAGAAAAGGTCTTTCCCAAGTCCGGAATCAAACAATGGGTTCTTTCCAATGGAATAACCGTATACAGCAAAAAAACGGATTTTAAGGCAGATGAGGTTATTCTGATAGCACAAAGTCCCGGGGGAAAAGCAAAACTGAAACCGGAAAATTATAAATCTGCCGACTTATTATCCCAATATTTCAGTGTATCGGGTTTTGGTAATTTTGATGCTCCTTCTTTGCAAAAGGCATTAGCAGGCAAAATTGTGTATGTTTATCCAACAATTTACTCTTATTCAGAGGGTTGGAGAGGTTCTTGTTCTCCGCAGGATTTGGAATTGATGTTCCAAATGCTCTATCAATATAATTATGCTCCCAGATATAATGAAGAAGCATTTTCTGCAGCTGTTGCCTCAACCAGGGCTCGGGTTCAAAACTATTTGCTGGAACCATCAAACGCTTTCTTTGATACTTTAAATGTGCTGATGTTCAATAATCATCCTCTGAAAAGAAATTTGCATCCGGAAGACCTGGATAGCGTTACTCTGAAACAGTTAAAAGATATTTTCCAAGACCGCTTTGGCGATTACACCGATTTCACTTTTTATGTTGTCGGCAATTTTGCTGAAGACCAATTAAAGGATTATTGCCAAACATATTTAGCCAATTTACCGGCAAAGGGAAGAAAGGAAAAAATGACCGATGCCGGCGTTAGAGCTTTTAACGGGAAAAAGGAAATCAGTTTCAATAAAGGCACTGAACGCAGTTTTGTATCTAATGTAACAAACAATAAGGCATCGTTTTCCCCGCAAAACAATGTGCAGCAATCCGCTCTGCAAATGATTGCTTACGAAAAACTGCGGGAAAATGTTCGCGAAAATATGAGCGGTGCTTATGTTGTTGAAATTCAGAGTTTTTATGACTTTCTGCCTAAACCTGGCGTTTTCACTTTAACCTTGATGGGTTGTGATCCTGAAAGAGCCAAGGAATTGAATGCCGCTATCTTTGCCACTTTGGATAGCTTGAAAAACGGACTTTTTGCGGATAAATATATAGAATCCACTAAAACCACTCTGCATAAAAAGTATGAAGAAAACATCAAGTCCAATAGATACTGGGTGAATAATATGAGTGAGAATATTTCTTACGGCTTACCGATTGACTGTTTTCTGGATTATCCTGTGCTGTATGACAAACTGGATAAGAAAGCTATAACCAAAACCGCTAAACAGTATTATGTTTTTGATAAGTCCTTGCTCTCCGTATATATGTTTCCGGAGTAA
- a CDS encoding efflux RND transporter periplasmic adaptor subunit: protein MKKYLKYIIIIALILIAIIVITSLRKAKNKPEFRTTSPSFGNIREVVTATGSLNPYVLVSVGTEVSGKIDKLYKDFNDKVKKGELLAKLDTEILATNLEAAKADLAKAKTALDQAKLDYDLQAELLEKKMTPEYDAKKALFAYQTAQQNFNNAQLTLQRAQKNLANAYITSPINGIVVSRDVDEGQTVAASMSSPTLFKIANNLDQMQISANVDEADIGKIKVGLPVEFSVDAYPSENFSGNVKQIRLNPTTESNVVSYSVIIDAANPEQKLLPGMTTNVTIIIQARENVMRISETATRFKPSKEIWEQLGYKWSDDLLLKAQKEAYASLAKAKAIPAKTDTTNFNQKKYGKTKQEFSSKTISSSGKAALIWVLEDNQPKPKGIRTGISESGYIEVIEGLTGNETIITGVNTKSGSETNNGTQGGPGMRHF, encoded by the coding sequence ATGAAAAAATACCTTAAGTATATCATCATAATTGCGCTTATTCTTATCGCTATAATCGTGATAACATCTTTGCGCAAAGCGAAAAACAAACCCGAATTCAGAACAACATCTCCCTCCTTTGGCAATATCAGAGAAGTTGTTACCGCAACCGGTTCCCTTAATCCTTATGTTTTAGTTAGCGTTGGCACCGAAGTTAGCGGAAAAATAGATAAACTCTATAAGGACTTCAATGATAAAGTGAAAAAGGGGGAATTGCTGGCAAAACTGGATACGGAAATTCTTGCTACCAATCTGGAAGCCGCAAAAGCCGATCTGGCAAAGGCAAAAACCGCTTTAGACCAGGCAAAATTGGATTACGATCTGCAGGCAGAATTGCTGGAAAAAAAGATGACTCCTGAATATGATGCCAAAAAAGCACTCTTTGCTTATCAAACAGCTCAACAAAACTTTAACAATGCTCAGCTCACATTACAGCGCGCTCAAAAAAATCTTGCCAATGCCTATATCACCAGTCCTATAAATGGAATTGTGGTTTCCCGCGATGTTGATGAAGGACAAACAGTTGCTGCCAGTATGAGTTCTCCCACTTTATTCAAAATAGCCAATAACCTTGATCAGATGCAAATATCTGCTAATGTGGACGAGGCAGATATCGGAAAAATAAAGGTTGGCTTGCCTGTTGAATTTAGTGTTGATGCTTATCCCAGCGAAAACTTTTCCGGTAATGTGAAACAAATTCGGCTTAATCCTACAACGGAATCCAATGTGGTCTCCTATAGTGTGATTATTGATGCCGCCAATCCGGAACAAAAACTCCTTCCCGGTATGACTACCAATGTAACTATCATTATTCAAGCCCGGGAAAATGTGATGCGTATTTCGGAAACAGCTACCCGTTTCAAGCCCAGTAAAGAAATTTGGGAACAGCTTGGTTATAAATGGAGCGACGACCTTTTACTAAAAGCTCAAAAAGAAGCTTATGCTTCTCTTGCCAAGGCAAAAGCTATACCCGCAAAAACTGATACCACTAATTTCAACCAAAAGAAATACGGTAAAACAAAACAAGAATTTAGTTCTAAAACAATTAGTTCTTCAGGTAAAGCGGCACTTATTTGGGTGCTGGAAGATAATCAACCCAAACCCAAAGGAATTAGAACCGGAATTTCCGAAAGCGGATATATTGAAGTTATAGAAGGACTTACCGGTAACGAAACAATTATCACCGGAGTAAATACTAAAAGTGGCTCTGAAACTAATAACGGAACTCAGGGTGGTCCTGGAATGAGGCACTTCTAA
- the argF gene encoding ornithine carbamoyltransferase yields MSFNLKNRNFLTLMDFTPREIQFLLDLAIQLKKAKYAGTEQQKLKGKNIALIFEKDSTRTRCAFEVAALDQGAHTTYLGPTGSQLGKKESVADTARVLGRMYDGIEYRGFGQEIVEELAKYAGVPVWNGLTDQDHPTQVLADFLTALEHLNKPLNEMVFVYCGDGRNNMANALMIGACKTGMDFRIVSPKTLFPEQNLMHKCLKVAQETGAKITLTDNIDAGVKDADVLYTDVWVSMGEPDSVWEQRINLLKPYQVNGEMLKKTGKSTTIFMHCLPSFHDLKTRIGKDIYEKFGLTAMEVTDEVFEGPHSVVFDEAENRMHTIKAVMVATLG; encoded by the coding sequence ATGTCTTTCAATCTTAAAAACCGTAACTTTCTAACCCTGATGGATTTTACTCCCCGGGAAATTCAATTCCTGCTTGATCTTGCTATCCAGCTTAAAAAAGCCAAATATGCCGGAACGGAACAGCAGAAATTAAAAGGAAAAAACATTGCTTTAATTTTTGAAAAAGACAGCACTCGCACCCGCTGTGCCTTTGAAGTTGCCGCTTTAGACCAAGGTGCACATACAACTTATTTGGGACCTACCGGTTCACAATTGGGCAAAAAAGAATCCGTTGCCGATACGGCAAGGGTTTTAGGAAGAATGTATGATGGCATTGAATACCGCGGATTTGGACAGGAAATTGTGGAAGAACTGGCAAAATATGCCGGTGTTCCGGTTTGGAACGGTTTAACGGATCAGGATCATCCCACTCAAGTATTAGCTGATTTTTTAACTGCTCTGGAACATTTGAATAAACCCTTAAACGAAATGGTGTTTGTTTATTGCGGAGATGGACGTAATAATATGGCAAATGCTTTAATGATAGGTGCTTGTAAAACCGGAATGGATTTCCGGATTGTAAGTCCGAAAACGCTTTTTCCCGAACAAAATCTGATGCACAAATGCCTAAAAGTTGCCCAAGAAACCGGTGCCAAAATTACCCTGACAGACAATATTGATGCTGGGGTTAAAGATGCAGATGTCCTTTATACCGATGTTTGGGTCTCTATGGGTGAACCTGATAGCGTTTGGGAACAAAGAATTAACCTGCTAAAACCCTATCAGGTAAACGGTGAAATGCTTAAAAAAACAGGAAAAAGCACTACTATCTTTATGCACTGCTTGCCTTCTTTTCACGATTTGAAGACCAGAATAGGCAAAGATATATACGAAAAATTCGGTTTGACTGCTATGGAAGTTACCGATGAGGTCTTTGAAGGACCCCATTCCGTTGTTTTTGATGAAGCCGAAAACAGGATGCATACTATCAAAGCTGTGATGGTTGCTACTTTAGGTTAA
- a CDS encoding T9SS type A sorting domain-containing protein, whose amino-acid sequence MKRLFLILFITTLISLNFAIQVSGNQSGVWSPVNNPYEVIGAITVPASDSLIIQAGVEIHLLGSYQITVEGILNAYGTEVDSIRILNMQANPTALWPGLRFENLQHTSHLNYVYLEYATYGVRTINSPIAISHCHINLCEKGMEFYGIGSAVPLPNVVEYCLIENCTQNAILVTSNSNAYIRYNEIRYNGTGAQFRAAIQMGNQSGVNQCNPNILYNHIHHNYKQGISAWDIASSGSINPQILHNIIEYNYTGIYLLQASGYVADNQINYNFIPGDMNSGAGVMVSGVTSVPYFERNHIEGNYTGFYITNNGKPVLGDLTLNHIWAQGENTIINNIDVNNHNNSVYCDAYPNASFIIMAENNNWGFATAAEIALTINDHNDNSALPTVDFEPFIIPVQNTIITGSYIYTGTAQITNARLELIAVANGIVQVSIPLPTADFSVQANISEDFYAQVVLTETGTGKELYGCAGGYINPGVFSPAPGNSVYIGIVEVTDIPLSRYEYVGEPNQEGNLTLYPLLTGWGLYSYDKLDWVYPAGDYLYLKRNIWRTPAGEVTTELPLGTVYKKYLNINAGDSWQQTEVIYPGNITFTTDVQVTNCVTDISTPAFLLFTRKDSFGYVVDKRIKGIAEELFHYQNHYNIARENIIYLPGNNDPLTTGNVTLFMPEPLSENPSFLAFEPDIDDQIHLFWQAPAQGNLSWTSYRIYKNDALIGEIPFSQSDYIVTDFNPQITTYFYVTATDGINESEPSNCVTVYYVGNEDLIQKPMCVDVYPNPVSFNSGSALIVEVKNAENSSALIEIYNLKGQLVFRKNLQDEKNFLWKGIDNRGKRSSAGIYFLKIKVQGEKPINRKIMVL is encoded by the coding sequence ATGAAGCGCTTATTTCTTATTCTTTTTATTACAACTCTCATTTCCCTGAATTTTGCCATTCAGGTAAGCGGAAATCAAAGCGGAGTTTGGTCTCCTGTAAACAATCCTTACGAAGTAATTGGAGCAATAACTGTTCCTGCATCCGATTCTTTAATTATTCAGGCAGGGGTAGAAATTCACCTTTTGGGCTCCTATCAAATTACCGTAGAGGGAATATTAAATGCCTATGGAACTGAGGTAGATAGTATCCGAATTTTAAATATGCAGGCAAATCCGACTGCACTTTGGCCTGGTTTGCGTTTTGAAAATCTGCAGCATACCAGTCATTTGAATTATGTTTATCTGGAATATGCCACTTATGGAGTGCGCACTATCAATTCCCCTATCGCTATCTCTCACTGTCATATAAACTTATGTGAAAAAGGAATGGAGTTTTATGGCATCGGTTCTGCAGTTCCTTTGCCTAATGTAGTGGAGTATTGTTTAATTGAAAACTGCACCCAAAATGCGATTCTTGTCACTTCCAATAGCAATGCCTATATCAGATACAATGAAATCCGTTATAATGGAACGGGAGCTCAATTTCGGGCAGCTATTCAAATGGGCAATCAATCAGGCGTAAATCAGTGCAATCCCAATATCTTATATAACCATATTCATCACAACTACAAGCAGGGAATTTCGGCTTGGGATATTGCTTCTTCGGGTTCTATCAATCCGCAAATTTTGCATAATATCATTGAGTATAACTACACCGGAATCTATCTTTTGCAGGCATCAGGTTATGTAGCTGATAATCAAATTAACTACAATTTTATTCCTGGAGATATGAATTCCGGAGCAGGAGTAATGGTTTCGGGAGTAACTTCCGTGCCCTATTTTGAACGCAATCATATTGAGGGTAATTATACCGGTTTTTACATTACTAATAATGGCAAACCTGTTTTAGGAGACCTAACTTTAAATCATATTTGGGCTCAGGGCGAAAATACCATTATCAATAATATTGATGTTAACAATCACAATAATTCCGTTTATTGCGATGCTTATCCTAATGCCAGCTTCATTATTATGGCGGAAAATAATAATTGGGGGTTTGCTACGGCAGCAGAAATTGCCTTAACGATAAATGACCACAATGATAATTCCGCTTTGCCGACTGTAGATTTTGAACCCTTTATTATTCCTGTGCAAAATACAATCATCACAGGCAGTTATATTTATACTGGAACAGCACAAATTACCAATGCGCGCTTGGAATTAATTGCAGTAGCTAACGGAATTGTTCAGGTATCCATTCCTCTTCCCACAGCTGATTTTTCCGTTCAGGCAAATATTTCCGAGGATTTTTATGCGCAGGTTGTTTTAACCGAAACGGGAACCGGAAAAGAACTTTATGGCTGTGCCGGTGGTTATATTAATCCTGGTGTTTTTTCTCCTGCGCCTGGAAATTCAGTTTATATCGGCATAGTTGAAGTTACTGATATTCCTCTTTCTCGCTATGAATATGTAGGAGAACCGAATCAGGAGGGTAATTTAACGCTATATCCTTTGCTGACAGGTTGGGGTTTATACAGCTATGATAAATTGGACTGGGTTTATCCTGCAGGTGATTATCTTTACCTGAAAAGAAATATCTGGCGAACTCCTGCCGGAGAAGTGACAACAGAACTGCCTTTGGGCACTGTATATAAAAAGTATCTGAATATCAATGCGGGAGATAGCTGGCAGCAAACTGAGGTTATCTATCCTGGCAATATCACTTTTACTACTGATGTGCAGGTTACTAATTGTGTTACAGATATTTCTACCCCTGCATTTTTGCTTTTTACCCGTAAGGATTCATTCGGATATGTTGTAGATAAAAGAATAAAAGGAATTGCTGAAGAACTTTTCCATTACCAAAATCATTACAACATTGCCAGGGAAAACATTATTTACCTCCCAGGCAATAATGACCCTTTAACTACAGGAAATGTTACTTTATTTATGCCTGAACCGCTAAGTGAAAACCCTTCTTTTCTGGCTTTTGAGCCCGATATTGATGACCAAATTCATCTTTTTTGGCAGGCACCCGCACAGGGAAATTTGAGCTGGACTTCTTACCGTATTTATAAAAACGATGCTCTAATAGGCGAAATTCCTTTCTCTCAAAGCGATTATATCGTTACTGATTTTAATCCTCAAATTACTACTTACTTTTATGTAACTGCTACGGACGGAATAAATGAATCCGAACCAAGCAACTGTGTTACAGTATATTATGTGGGTAATGAAGACCTCATTCAGAAACCTATGTGCGTAGATGTATATCCCAATCCGGTTAGTTTTAACTCTGGCTCGGCTCTTATAGTGGAAGTTAAAAATGCGGAAAACAGTTCTGCCCTCATAGAAATTTACAACCTGAAAGGGCAATTGGTATTTAGAAAAAACCTGCAGGACGAAAAGAACTTTCTCTGGAAGGGAATAGATAATAGAGGCAAACGCAGTTCTGCCGGCATTTATTTCCTGAAAATAAAGGTTCAAGGCGAAAAACCCATTAACCGTAAAATAATGGTCTTATAA
- a CDS encoding TolC family protein translates to MKVITVILMLLPLLLAAQSYTLEELITYGLENSFSVQKSSLNYQSSKSTLNTSKWNLLPDASVSGGVKKDFDPAVNTDDVTSSAGLSIGKTISLNDAAYFNYLYASLDTKTANMKLEQTRRAYAYEVFSAYLKVLSSQKQRSSLEENLQIQIRVWEQSKILLQLGKTTPFEVKQNEIAVLNSNISLMQLDNTIANARKELFALVQMQDEDYPLTELELNIQKEIPAFNTEKNADLNILNQELKRLNLQLKQNKLDDFPRLNLAYNFDRSVSGADFDFDHYNTNHGLSLTLSYPLFNIGENAESRTRTKISRQLSQVAIEEKKDQLQRDYDSALRELQYLKRMNELYSEQLAQSREQITQAEERYRLGLIELLELDKTRTNYIETDISYNTNLYSIIAKQEEINYLLSEPVLGKW, encoded by the coding sequence ATGAAAGTTATCACAGTTATATTAATGCTATTGCCATTACTTCTGGCAGCTCAAAGTTATACTTTGGAAGAACTTATAACTTATGGCTTGGAGAATAGTTTCAGTGTGCAAAAGAGCTCTCTAAATTATCAGAGTTCAAAATCAACCCTGAATACTTCCAAATGGAATTTATTGCCTGATGCTTCTGTAAGTGGCGGAGTAAAAAAGGACTTTGACCCTGCAGTCAACACTGATGATGTAACCAGTTCCGCCGGTTTATCTATAGGCAAAACCATTAGTTTAAACGATGCTGCCTACTTCAATTACCTGTATGCCTCTTTGGATACCAAAACGGCAAATATGAAACTGGAACAGACCCGCAGAGCTTATGCTTATGAGGTCTTCAGTGCCTATTTAAAAGTGCTCAGTTCACAAAAGCAAAGAAGTTCTCTGGAAGAAAATTTACAGATTCAAATTAGGGTTTGGGAACAGAGTAAAATCCTTTTGCAATTGGGCAAAACCACTCCCTTTGAGGTAAAGCAGAATGAAATTGCGGTCTTAAATTCCAATATTTCTTTAATGCAACTGGATAATACAATTGCCAATGCCCGCAAGGAACTTTTTGCTCTCGTCCAAATGCAGGATGAAGATTATCCTTTAACTGAGCTGGAACTGAATATCCAAAAAGAAATTCCTGCGTTCAATACGGAAAAAAATGCGGATCTCAATATCCTCAATCAGGAACTGAAACGCCTAAATCTGCAATTAAAACAGAACAAACTGGATGATTTTCCCCGCCTCAATCTGGCTTATAATTTTGACCGTTCCGTAAGCGGTGCCGATTTTGATTTTGACCATTATAACACCAATCACGGCTTATCTTTAACTTTAAGCTATCCCCTTTTTAATATTGGGGAAAATGCCGAAAGCAGAACCAGAACTAAAATTAGCAGACAACTTTCCCAAGTGGCAATTGAAGAAAAGAAAGATCAATTGCAGCGAGATTACGACAGTGCTTTAAGAGAATTGCAATACTTAAAAAGAATGAATGAACTTTACAGCGAACAACTGGCTCAATCCCGGGAACAAATTACTCAGGCAGAAGAACGTTATCGCTTAGGTCTTATTGAACTTCTGGAACTGGATAAAACCCGCACCAACTATATTGAAACAGACATCTCTTATAATACCAACCTATATTCTATTATCGCCAAACAGGAAGAAATAAATTATCTTCTTTCCGAACCCGTTTTAGGAAAATGGTAA